A window of Streptomyces profundus genomic DNA:
GTTCGTCGGGCTGCCGCTGCTGGCGCTGACGTTGCTGTGGTTGCGCACCTTCGGCTATGTGGAGCGGCAGCGGGCGCGGCTGCTGTTGGGGTCGGAGGTGGCCGAGCCGGGCCCCGTGCGGCACCGGGACGGGAAGACCGGGCTGCTGGCCTGGATCGGGGCGGTGCTGCGCAGCGACGTCTCCTGGCGGTCCACGGCGTACGCCCTGCTGCACCTGCCGTGGGCGATCGCGACGTTCACCGTGGTGGTGACCACCTGGGCCGGTGGCTTCGCCGCGCTGACGCTTCCGCTGTGGTCCTGGACGTTGAACGAGGACATCGGCATCAACACCGACGGGCAGGGCAACGGCTGGATCTGGGACAACCCGTTCGAGCTGGCGCTGGTCTCGGTGGTCGGGCTGCTGCTGCTGATCAGCGGCTCGTTGCTGATCCGGGGCATGGTCGCCGTCGACCGGCTGGCGGTCCGCGCGCTGCTGGGGCCCTCGGCGGCGGCGAGCCGGGTGTCGCAGCTGGAGGAGGACCGCTCCGTCGTGGTGGACACCTCGGCGGCCGATCTTCGGCGGATCGAGCGGGATCTGCACGACGGGGCGCAGGCCCGCCTGGTCGCCCTGGCCATGGACCTGGGCCTGGCCAAGGAGAAACTCACCGAGGACCCCGAAGCCGCAGCCCGCATGGTCGACGAAGCACACGGCGAGGTCAAACTCGCCCTCCAGGAACTCCGCGACCTCGCCCGAGGCATCCACCCCGCCGTCCTCACCGACCGAGGACTCGGCCCCGCCCTCTCCTCCGTCGCCGCCCGCTGCACCGTCCCCGTCACCGTCGACATCGACCTCGACCAACGACCCGCACCCGCCATCGAGGGCATCGCCTACTTCACCACCTCGGAACTCCTCCAGAACATCAGCAAACACAGCAACGCCCACCACGCCACCATCGAGATCTGGCGCACCACCGACCGCCTCATGATCCAGGTCACCGACAACGGCCAAGGCGGCGCCACCACCACCCACGGCACCGGCCTCGCCGGACTCACCGAACGCCTCACCGCCGTCGACGGCCTCCTCGCCATCCAATCCCCCCACGGCGGACCCACCACCATCACCGCCGAACTCCCCTGGCGGGAACCTGACGGCTCCCCGAGCGGACGTCGACCGAGGTGAGATGCTGGGGGACGGACTCTTGAGCTGCGGTGAGAAACGGGGAGTGGACGGGTGCGGGTAGTCATCGCCGAGGACTCGGTGCTGCTGCGGGACGGGTTGACCCGCCTGTTGAACGACCGGGGGCACGAGGTGGTGGCCGGGGTCGGGGACGCGGAGGCGTTGATCGCCGCGATCGACGAGCTGGCCGCGGCCGGGCAGGTGCCCGATGTGGTGGTGGCGGACGTGCGGATGCCGCCGACGCACACCGACGAGGGGGTGCGGGCGGCGGTGCGGCTGCGGCAGCGCTTCCCCGAGCTCGGGGTGCTGGTGCTCTCGCAGTATGTGGAGGAGCAGTACGCCACGGAGCTGATCGCCGGCTCCAGCCGGGGTGTGGGCTATCTGTTGAAGGACCGGGTGGCGGACGTCAGCGAGTTCGTCGCCGCGGTGGCCAGGGTGGCGGAGGGCGGGACCGCGTTGGATCCCGAGGTGGTCGCCCAGCTGCTGGGCCGGAGCCGCAAGCAGGACGTGCTGGGCGGGCTGACGCCCAGGGAGCGCGAGGTGCTGGGGCTGATGGCGGAGGGCCGGACCAACTCGGCGGTCGCGCAGCAGCTGGTGGTGAGCCATGGGGCGGTGGAGAAGCATGTGAGCAACATCTTCATGAAGCTCGGTTTGGCGCAGAGTGACACAGATCACCGGCGGGTTCTGGCGGTTCTCACGTATCTCAATTCCTAGCCCTCTGCCACGCTGGAGTGTGAGGTGAACGACCGGCATTCGGCCGGTAGTTGAGGCGTTTCACGCCACAGCGGGGGGTTTACCGGGTGGTGGGGGTCACCGCTCGTCCGAACACACGGGGTAAGAGCACGTCCGCGCTGTGAGACGCCCTCGGGAAGGCAAGCCTTACCCGCCGTACCATGGCCGACAAGAGCCGCCTCGTAAGGAGGGCTACAGCAGTGACCATCGAGGTCAACCAGGCGAGCCGGGACGACAAGGACGTGCGACGTCTGGACCGGGTGATCATCCGGTTCGCGGGGGACTCCGGCGACGGAATGCAGTTGACAGGCGACCGTTTCACGTCGGAGACGGCCTCGTTGGGGAACGATCTCTCCACGCTGCCGAACTTCCCCGCGGAGATCCGGGCCCCCGCCGGCACCCTGCCGGGTGTCTCCTCGTTCCAGGTGCACTTCGCCGACCACGACATCCTCACCCCGGGCGACGCGCCCGACGTGCTGGTGGCGATGAACCCCGCCGCGCTCAAGGCGAACGTGCCCGATCTGCCGCGCGGCGCGGAGATCATCGTCAACACCGACGAGTTCACCTCGCGGGCGCTGACCAAGGTCGGCTACGCGACGAATCCGCTGGACGACGAGTCGCTGGACGCGTACCGCGTGCACCGGGTGCCGTTGACCACGCTCACCGTGGAGGCGCTCAAGGCGTACGAGCTGACCCGCAAGGAGGCCGGGCGCTCCAAGAACATGTTCGCCCTGGGCCTGCTGTCCTGGATGTACCACCGCCCGACGGAGAACACCGAGGCGTTCCTGCGGTCGAAGTTCGCCAAGCGTCCGGACATCGCCGAGGCCAACATCACGGCGTTCCGCGCCGGTTGGAACTTCGGCGAGACCACGGAGGACTTCGCGGTCTCCTACGAGGTCGCGCCGGCCGTCTCGGCGTTCCCCGCCGGGACGTACCGCAACATCTCGGGCAATCTGGCGCTCGCCTACGGCCTGGTCGCCGCCGGCCAGCAGGCCGATCTGCCGCTCTTCCTCGGCTCCTACCCGATCACTCCGGCCTCCGACGTGCTGCACGAGCTGTCCAAGCACAAGAACTTCGGGGTGCGCAGCTTCCAGGCCGAGGACGAGATCGCGGCGATCGGCGCCGCGCTCGGCGCGTCCTTCGGCGGCTCGCTCGGCGTGACCACCACCTCGGGCCCCGGCGTCGCGCTGAAGTCCGAGACGATCGGTCTCGCCGTCTCGCTCGAACTGCCGCTGCTGATCATCGCCATCCAGCGCGGCGGCCCGTCCACCGGGCTGCCGACCAAGACCGAGCAGGCCGACCTGCTCCAGGCGATGTACGGGCGCAACGGCGAGGCGCCGGTGCCGATCGTGGCCCCCTCGACGCCCGGGGAGTGCTTCGACGCGGCCATCGAGGCGGCCAGGATCGCGCTCGCCTACCGGACGCCCGTCTTCCTGCTGTCGGACGGCTATCTGGCCAACGGCTCGGAGCCGTGGCGGGTGCCCGATCCGTCCGAACTGCCGGACCTGCGCGTCCAGTTCGCCACCGGGCCCAACCACACCCTGCCGGACGGCAGCGAGACGTTCTGGCCCTACAAGCGGGACGAGACCACGCTGGCCCGCCCGTGGGCGGTGCCCGGGACACCGGGTCTTGAGCACCGCATCGGCGGCATCGAGAAGCAGGACGGCACGGGCAACATCTCCTACGACCCGGCCAACCACGAGCACATGGTGCACACCCGCCAGGCCAAGGTGGACGGCGTCGAGGTGCCGGATGTCGTCGTGGACGATCCGAGCGGCGAGGCCAGGGTGCTGGTCCTCGGCTGGGGCTCCACCTACGGGCCGATCACGGCCGGGGTGCGGCGGGTCCGCAAGGCCGGCGGGAAGATCGCCCAGACCCATGTGCGCAACCTCAACCCGCTGCCGGCCAACCTCGGCGAGGTGCTGCGCTCCTACGACCGGGTGGTCCTGCCGGAGATGAACCTCGGCCAGCTGTCCGCCCTGCTGCGCGCCAAGTACCTGGTTGATATCCAGTCGTTGACGCAGGTCACCGGGCTGCCGTTCAAGGCCGAGCAGCTCGCGTCCGCTTTCAAGGAGGCTCTGGACGATGTCCACTGAGGCACCTATCCAGCACCGCACCTCGCTGGCGCTCATCCCCACCGCCGACAAGCCGCAGAGCGCCAAGGACTTCAAGTCGGACCAGGAGGTCCGCTGGTGCCCCGGCTGCGGTGACTACGCCGTGCTCGCGGCGGTCCAGGGCTTCCTCCCGGAGCTGGGCCTCGCCAAGGAGAACATCGTCTTCGTCTCCGGCATCGGCTGCTCCTCCCGTTTCCCGTACTACATGAACACCTACGGGATGCACTCGATCCACGGGCGCGCCCCGGCGATCGCGACCGGGCTCTCGGCGTCCCGACGGGATCTGTCGGTCTGGGTGGTCACCGGCGACGGCGACGCGCTCTCCATCGGCGGCAACCATCTGATCCACGCGCTGCGGCGCAACGTGAACCTCAAGATCCTGCTCTTCAACAACCGGATCTACGGGCTCACCAAGGGCCAGTACTCGCCGACCTCGGAGGCCGGCAAGATCACCAAGTCGACGCCGATGGGCTCGCTTGAGACCCCGTTCAACCCGCTGTCGCTGGCGCTGGGCGCGGAGGCGTCTTTCGTGGCCCGCACGGTCGACTCGGACCGCAAGCACCTCACCGGCGTGCTGCGCGCGGCGGCCGAGCACCACGGTTCGGCGCTGGTGGAGATCTACCAGAACTGCAACATCTTCAACGACGGCGCCTTCGAGGTGCTGAAGGACAAGAAGCAGGCGCAGGAGGCGGTCATCCGCCTCGAACACGGCGAGCCGATCCGGTTCGGCCTGCCGGCCGAGGACGGTCTCGGCGAGAAGGGCGTGGTCCGCGATCCGGAGAGCGGCGATCTGCGGGTGATCGACGTGGCGACCGAGGGCACCGACGGCATCGTCGTCCACAACGCGCACGCGGCGTCGCCCACCACGGCGTTCGCGCTCACCCGCCTCGCCGACCCGCAGACGCTGCACCGCACCCCGATCGGGGTGTTCCGCAGCGTGCCGCGTCCGGCGTACGAGGACCAGATGGCCGACCAGCTGGATCTCGCGGTCGAGCGGCAGGGCAAGGGCGACCTCGGCGCGCTGCTCGCCGGCAACGACACCTGGACGGTCGCCGGCTGACGTCTCGGCCCGTCGGCGCCCGTTGATCCTCTGTGATCCCCCGTCCGGTCCTTGGGCGGGGGATCACCCGCGTCGGCCGGTTATCCGGAATGACAGGCCCGACCGCCGGCGTTACCTTCGGGGGGCTGTTCGAGAGCGGCAGCGGTTCGAAAGTGCGGGAGGTGGACGGTGGCGGGAACGGGCGCGGCGAACCGATCGGGGTTGGCGCTGGGATTCGCGGCCTTCGGTCTGTGGGGGCTACTGCCCCTCTACTGGCGCCTGTTGGAGGACAGCGGCGCCTTCGAGGTGCTCGCCCACCGCATGGTGTGGTCGCTGCCGACGGCGCTGCTGCTGTTGCTGCTGGTCCGCAGCTGGTCCTGGATAGGTCCGCTGCTGCGCGACCCCAAGCGGCTGGCGCTGCTGCTGCTCTCCGCCTCGCTGATCACGTTCAACTGGGGCCTGTTCATCTGGTGCGTCGCCGAGGACCGGGTGCTGGAGGCGTCCCTCGGCTACTTCATCAACCCGCTCTTCACCATCGCCATGGGCGTGCTGCTGCTGCGCGAGCGGCTGCGGACGGCGCAGTGGGCGGCGGTGGGCATCGGTGCCCTGGCCGTCGTGGTGATGAGCGTGGCCTACGGTCAGGTGCCCTGGCTCTCGCTCTCGCTCTCGGTGTCCTTCGCCACCTACGGGCTGGTCAAGAAGCGGACCGGCCTGGACGGGCTTGAGGGGTTCAGCGCGGACAGCGCGATCCAGTTCGTGCCGGCGCTCGGCTTCCTGGTGGTGCTCGCCGGGCGCGGCGAGGGCTCGTTCACGGTCGAGGGGCCGGGCTACGCGCTGCTGCTGGTGGGCAGCGGCCTGGCCACCGCCCTCCCGTTGATCTTCTTCGGCGCGGCGACGGTGCGGCTGCCGCTGTCCACCGTCGGCCTGATGCAGTACATCGCGCCGAGCACCATGTTCCTGCTGGGACTGCTGGTCTTCGGCGAGGAGATGCCGCCCGAGCGGTGGATCGGCTTCGGCCTGGTGTGGCTCGCGTTGACGGTGCTGACCTGGGACGCGCTGCGCCGGGCGCGCACCCGTCGGCGTACGGTGGCCCACAACCCCGTCACCGCGACGGTTCCGAAGGAGGCGACCAGCCCTGCTGGCTGAAACCACCCGAGCGTGGGTCGAGAGGCGGTTGGCGCCCGGCGAGCGGGTCACCGAGGTGGTGGCGCTGCACGGCGGTTGGACGTCCCAGATGCGCCGGCTGACGGTGACCGGGCCCGGTGGCAGCGGCCGGGAGGTGGTGCTGCGCTCCTTTGTCACGCCGTTCTTCCGCCGGCACGCGCCGGGTCTCCTGGGGCGCGAGCACCAGGTGTTGGGCCAGCTCATGGACACGTCGATCCCGGCGCCGCAGCCGCTGGCCGTCGATCCGGACGGCGCGCACTGCGCGGCGCCCTCGTTGCTGATGTCGCTGCTGCCCGGCCGTATCCGGCTGGCCGACGCCGACGTGTCGGGGCGGGTGGTGGCGCTCGCCGAGCTGCTGCGTTCGGTGCACCGGCTGCCCGCCGACGGTCCTGGGCGGCCACGCCCCTACCAGGCGTGGACCAGCCCCGAGCGGGTGCGGGTGCCGGCGGGCACGGCGCGGCCCGCGCTGTGGCGGGCGGCGATCGCGGCCATCGACCGGCCGCCGCCACCGTTCGAAGGCCGCTTCCTGCACCGGGACTTCCACCCGGGCAATGTGCTCTTCGACGACGCGGGCCGGATCACGGGCGTGGTCGACTGGGTGGAGACGTCGTTCGGCCCGGCGGATCTCGATGTGGCGCACTGCGCCACCGCGTTGGCCCTGCTGCACGGCCCCGACGTCGGCCTCTCCTTCCCCGACCACTACCTGACGGCGGGCGGCCGGCTCTCCCCGACCGCCGAGGCACGACGCTACTGGCGCCTCCTGGACGCGCTCGCCTTCGCCCCCGACGCGGAGAAGGTCGCCACCCCCTGGCGCGCCTGCGGTCGCCCCGACCTCACCCCACCCCTGCTGACCACCCGCCTGGAGACCTACCTCACCGCACTCCTCGACACCACCACCTGACCTGCCCACCCAGCGCTCAGGCGGCCGTGTCGTGTTCGCGCCGCAGGCGTCGGACCTCGGCCTCCCTGAACGCCTGGACCTCCGCCGCCAAGCCGCTTTCCGCCAGGTCCGCGACGGGTACGCAGAGATCCATTCGTTGGATACAGACACCCAGCATGTAGGTGCCCTCCTCCGAGAGATAGAGACGGATGCCGTAGTAACCCTCCTGGCAGTCCGTGTCGTTGTTGAAGCGGCACCCCTCGCAGGTGTCCGGCAGTCGCACGGGCAGCAGCCGCTTGACATGGACCGCCCGGCCGCCGAGGGCCCGGTAGAGGGTCCTCTGGTCCGAGGTGCCGGCGGTGAACGTCCGGAGCACCGGCTCCGCGCCAACTCGGCTGAGCACCTCGGCGATCGCCGCGCTCGACTCCGCCTGGTTCTGAATGCTGGAGAGCATTCTCACGTCCGCGTACTGCCCATGGGATTCGATCAGGCGCACGGTGCGCTCCACATGGTCGGTGCCGGGCACCACGATGTTCACCGAGGCCCTCACACCATGGGACACCGCGTCGCGGATGGTCTGCCGCGCGGCTCTGATCTTCGTCTCGGCCAGGCGGGCGGACCCGAAGCGCTCGGCCTGCACCGTGAGAAGCTCCTCGGCCGTGGTGCCGAACACCGAGACATTCACCCGGTCGAGCCCGGCGGCCGAGCACGCCCTCATGACCTGTGAGCCGCGCTCACCGTTGGTGGTCATACCCACCACCAGGCCCATGCCGCCCAGCGTGGAGACCAACGCGGAAATCTCTGCGTGGAGGGTTGGCTCCCCACCGGTGAGATGCACTTCGTCGGCGTCGAACGCTCGCGCCACCGTCCTGACCGCGCGCCGGAAGGCCATGTCGGGACGCATCTTCGCGGAGAGGAACGACACGCCGTTGGTTTCGGCGTAGACCGACACCCGTCCGGTCCTGCCGGGGCCCGAAACGACCGGCAGCGGGGTCCGGCCCCTGTTGTCGGCGGTGACAGGGGTGCCCTCGTTATGACAGAACGTGCATGCCAACCCGCAGTCGTCAATGACCTTGATCCTGACCGTTCTGTCCCGCACGACGCGGACCGGGAGATCACGCTTTTCCATGGTCATGTGCGTCGGCCCGCTCACTCGAAGGTGAGCCGGGGCATCGACGCGATGTCGATGCCATACCGGCGATAGACCAGCGTCGTGTTCTCACTGGTGAGGTCGCCCGCAGAGAACCCAAGGGCATGGGCCGCCTGGTGGACGTGTTCGGCGCTGCTTCCCTCGATCTCCAGATAAGGGGGGATCAGCGGCCAGTGGTCCAACTCGACGGCCGCGCCGAGCAGTGACCAGGACGAACGGCGGTTCTCCTGATATGCCTCCGGCTGGTAACCGAGCTTGCCGAGAATGGTGTGGGTGGCGTCGAAGTCGCCGACCGGGGTCTCCGTCTCCCGCACACCGTCAACGGCGTCCGTCAGGATCTCCTTGACGCAGAGGGTCGCGACGGTGCCGTTGTCCCTCAGCCGCACCCACGTTCCCGACCTGCCGGGGATGTCGTAGACATAGCGACGCTGGAGCCGGTCTCCATGGTGTTCGGCGCCCACTTCGAGCAGCAGGGCCCGCATCTTCTCGGGGTCGATATCGAGCACCTTCGCCTCGAATTCGATCTCCGTACCCATATGAACTTCCTCCGTGGAAAAGGGTTTTCCGCTCCTCCCAGGCTAGAGGCACACGCCGAAGCGCTCCAGGCGTATTAGCGTTGTCGGGTAAAAACCTCGGACCACTCGTCCAGCAACTGCCGGCAGCCATCCCCGAAGACGGCATACCGCTCGTAATGCTCGAAGTCATGCAGATACGCCGTCACATCCCGATGGTCACGCAGTATCAGCACACCGGTGCCCGTTTCCACGGTGGCCAGTTTCCGGTCGTAGACCGTGAACGTGTTCAGCGGCCTCTCCGGGATATAGCCCCCCAGGGGGATGACCCCCAACCGCACCTGAGGAATACGGGAGACCGACACCAGCCGCCCCAGTTGCGCGGCCATCGCCATCGGGGGAAGCAGCGGCCATCTGACCGCCTGCTCGGTGAGAACGAACGTGAACGACTTGCCGGGCTCGTGGAGCACCCGCTGCCGTTCCATCTTCTTGGCGACGACCTTCGACTGATCTCCTGGCGCGTCAGCGATGCTGGCTCGCGCGTACTCGGGGGTGGAGAGCAGCCCCGTGATCATCGAGAGCAGAAAGAATCGGAAATCCCGCGAGAGCGCTTCCAGCCGCGCCAGCTCGTTCTGCTTCTTGTCCAAACCCCTGCGGCGGGAGGACCAGTCATCCTGCCATTCGGTGTTGGCGGTTCTCGCCAACGACAGGATCTCGGCCACCATGGGCTGATCCACCCTGAGGGCGTCCAGGATCAGTTCGACATCGACCAGCGCAGGCGTGAGCTTACCGCTTTCGATATTGCTGATCTTTGTCTGGGACATGTTGCAGCGGCGAGCTAGCCAGGTCTGTGTTCTCCCGGCTCGCCGCCGCTGATGTCTCAGTTCCTCAGCCAGGTCCGATCTACTCCGACCCAGCTTCTCGGGTTCAAACGTCAAGACCCTTCACATACTCCTCGAAGGGCACCGACGCGGCGACCGCCACTCGCTGGTACTCGATGAAGGCGGCCACATCCCCGTCATGGACCTCGCGATTGATCTGCCGACCGTCCGGATGGTAGTTCATCAGCACCACCTCGGCATGGTCGAAGATCCAGAAATCCTGAACACCGGCCAGCGGGTTCTCCCGGTCGGTCACATCAAGAATGCGGATCTCCTCGCCGGCCAGCGCGTGCGGTGCGTAGTACTGGGAGAACTCGAACCGCAGATAGTCGGAGAGCGGTTGAGCCACGATATGGACACGCCCCTGCGAACGTCCCTCGGTGACCTGCCGACGCAGCCGGTCCGTGTACTCGTTGGAGACGGCGTGCGGGTCGATGCGCGTTCCGGCCCTGAACGCCGCGAACTCCTCCGCCTCCTGCGGCATGAGGTACTGCGGCAGGGTTTCGAGCCGCCATGCCTCCCGCCGGAAGTTCTGAAACCGCGCCGCCCACTCCTCACCAGCCAAGAGCACGTACGGCCTCCCTCAGTACTCTCTCCGGAATCTCCACGAGCCCTTCTCCCTCCGGTGGCATGAACACCTCGGACACATCGCCCTGGACAATGAAAGAGCCTCCGGCGGTGCGGTAGACATTCGGACAGTCGTTCTTCCCGCACTCCCCGTTGCCGCTTCCGGTGAGGCGGGTGAGTTCTCCGCGTGCCACGCTGCAACCCCCTTACATACAGCCCTGTTGGGCCGATAGATCCGAAGGTACGGGCCTCGGCCTCGACCGTCCATGTGGCATTGCCGGTATTCGCGTTGTCGGGTAACCGGAGTCGGCCCTTTACCCCGGGGTGGTGCGGCGGGTGCGGTGGGTGCGGGTCTTGTTGAGGGTGCCGCAGTGTTCCATGGCGCACCAGCGGCGGCGGCCCGGGCGGGAGGTGTCGGCGTAGACCAGCTGGCAGTCGTCGGCCGCACACATCCGTATCCGGTCGGCGAAGGGGCCGGTGAACAGCTCGACGGCGTCCCTGGCGACGGTGGACAGCAGCTGTTCCACGGTGGGCTGGCCGGCCCAGGCGCGGGTGCCGTCCGGGGTGAGGGCGGGGGTCAACGGGGCCTTGGCCGCCGCCGCGTTCACCACGGCCAGCTCGGCGGCGGGCAGCGGCTGGGACGCCACCCTGGCGAGCGCCAGGCCCCAGAGCGCGTCGCGCAGCCCGCGGGCCGCCGCCACCTCGGGCGTGCGCGCCGTCAGTTGGGGCGCGGGGCGCAGCCGGCAGGCGCGTGCCCAGTCGTCGAGCGCCTGCGGGGTGTGCAGCGTCTCCCAGCGCGCGAACTCGCCCGGCCCGCCGGTGGGCAGCAGCTCAAGACAGAGCGCCCCCGGATCGAAGCGGTACCAGGCGCCACGGTGGGAACGCAGCCGCAGTCCGGTCACGTTGCTTGGCGTTGGCTCCATGTAACCACTATAACTAGTTACATGACCCTTGGTTGGAAACTTGTGATCGACTGCGCGAACGCGCACCGACAGGCGGACTTCTGGGCCGCCGCCCTTGAGTACCGGCGGGAGGACAACGGCCCCCTGGTGGAACGGCTCCGCGCGGGCGGCCAGTTGGCGGAGGAGGCCGTCGTCGAGCATCGGGGCCGGCTGGAGTTCCGTGGCTTCGCCGCCGTGCGGCACCCGGACGACCCGTTCGACGAGGCGAGCGATATCGGCCTCGGCCGGCGGCTGCTCTTCCAGGAGGTGCCGGAGCCCAAGACGGTCAAGAACCGGCTGCATATCGACATCCACGGCGAGCGGGGCCAACTGGAGCCGCTGGTCGCACGGTTGGAGGGCCTGGGCGCCAGCCGGGTGCGGGAGGAGGACCAGGATCCCGCGGGCCACTGGTGGATCATGCTCGACCCGGAGGGCAACGAGTTCTGCGCCTCCTGACGTCCCCCGGCCACACCGGCGGTTTCCAGCCATCTGAGATGCTGGGCGAAGGGCCCCCGCCCGGGGCCCTTGCGACCGCGACCACTCGGGGAGGCGACGGTGGGGGGCGAAGGTGGGGCGCGCTATCCCCTGGCGCGGTTCATGATCTCGTTCAGCACCGGGTTCCTCTGGGGACTGGTGCTGTTCGCGATCGCACTGAACATGCTGGAGGAGTCGCTCCACGAGAGCCCGCCCGACAGTTGGACCGACTGGGGCGCCGGCGCGCTGCTGGTGCTGATCCTCGCCGCGATCGCCTACGCCCTGGCCGAAGGCGAGGTCGGCCTGCCGCGCCGGGGCGCCCGCGCGCCCGTCCGCCACGGCTGGCTCACCGGGGGCTCGGCCGGCGTACTGGGCGCCGGCGCCCTCCAGTTGGCGAACGACTGGCTGCACCCAAGGATGACGGAGG
This region includes:
- a CDS encoding CGNR zinc finger domain-containing protein; the protein is MEPTPSNVTGLRLRSHRGAWYRFDPGALCLELLPTGGPGEFARWETLHTPQALDDWARACRLRPAPQLTARTPEVAAARGLRDALWGLALARVASQPLPAAELAVVNAAAAKAPLTPALTPDGTRAWAGQPTVEQLLSTVARDAVELFTGPFADRIRMCAADDCQLVYADTSRPGRRRWCAMEHCGTLNKTRTHRTRRTTPG
- a CDS encoding VOC family protein yields the protein MTLGWKLVIDCANAHRQADFWAAALEYRREDNGPLVERLRAGGQLAEEAVVEHRGRLEFRGFAAVRHPDDPFDEASDIGLGRRLLFQEVPEPKTVKNRLHIDIHGERGQLEPLVARLEGLGASRVREEDQDPAGHWWIMLDPEGNEFCAS